The genomic window TACACCATCAACCCTTTTCAACTCAGAAAGCAAGTTGATATCGGCATAATTGTACAGAAAGTTCTGGTTCATTTTAGGGTCTTTACTATACAAGTTAATGTACATCAACATGTTAGACTCTTCACGGGTGATTTTAACCCCCTCACGAACCACTAAAGGAGGAAGTTTATTGGTAACTGCCGCTACACGGTTCTGTACGTTAAGCGAAGCTTGATTAGGATCGGTACCTAAATTAAATACGACCTGAATGGAAGCTTCACCATCATTACCGGCATCAGAGGCAATATACTTCATGCCCGGCACACCGTTAAGGGCACGTTCTAGCGGAATAACAACCGATTTGATCAATAACTCGTTATTTGCTCCTGGGTACTCTGCCGTAATATTAACTTTAGGTGGCGAAATAGAAGGGAATTGTGTAACGGGCAGGTAGCTGATGGCCAACACCCCAAGAAACACAATGATAAGCGATATTACTATAGAAAGGACAGGCCTTTGTATGAATTTACTAAACATAAAATAAGTATGGAGGGTGGTAGATTATTCAGTTTTCAATCTTAATTGTTTCATCACTTCCTGAGGCTGCTGGAATTTGAAGCTAATTTTATCATCGTCTTTTACCTTCTGTACCCCTTCAAGCAATATTTTATCATCTGTGGCGATGCCATCACCTACAATGTATAAATCAGGAAGATCGCCTGCAATTGTGATCGCTCTAGAGTGTACTTTATTATTTTTATCAATCACAAAAACATAGGTTTTATCCTGAATATCGTAAGTAGCTTTTTGTGGGATCACCAAAGCATTTTTCAGGGGCACTACCATCTGGATTTTACCAGTTTCTCCGTTCCTAAGCAAGTTATCAGAGTTATTAAACCTTGCCCTGAAGGCAATGTTTCCTGTTTCGTTATCAAATTCACTTTCGATCACTTCAACTTTACCTTTCGATTTCAGCAACTCGTTATTTGCTAATAACAGGCTAACTTCTTGCTGACCTTTTGCTTTTGCACTACTCTGGTAATTTAAATATTCTGGCTCAGATACATTAAAATAGGCAAAAACCTGGCTGTTATCTGAAAGACTGGTTAATAACGCACCTTCATCAACCAAACTACCCAGTTTTAAAGGAATACGATCGATGG from Flavobacterium sp. W4I14 includes these protein-coding regions:
- a CDS encoding membrane fusion protein (multidrug efflux system) (product_source=KO:K03585; cath_funfam=2.40.50.100; cog=COG0845; ko=KO:K03585; pfam=PF16576; superfamily=111369; tigrfam=TIGR01730), which translates into the protein MKRVVMCLGLCTLLYVTGCTSKKEEKEEVATYAVTTPLRMDTSFTKEYVSQIKSVRNIEVRAQEKGYLQNIYVDEGQHVKAGQLLFKIMPKAAQSELLKAQAETKSAEIELENTRLLSDKNIVSKNELAMAKAKLQSANAETSLAKFHLSNTEIRAPFDGTIDRIPLKLGSLVDEGALLTSLSDNSQVFAYFNVSEPEYLNYQSSAKAKGQQEVSLLLANNELLKSKGKVEVIESEFDNETGNIAFRARFNNSDNLLRNGETGKIQMVVPLKNALVIPQKATYDIQDKTYVFVIDKNNKVHSRAITIAGDLPDLYIVGDGIATDDKILLEGVQKVKDDDKISFKFQQPQEVMKQLRLKTE